A genomic window from Zalophus californianus isolate mZalCal1 chromosome 13, mZalCal1.pri.v2, whole genome shotgun sequence includes:
- the LOC118356173 gene encoding spermatogenesis-associated protein 31D1-like isoform X1, whose amino-acid sequence MAELQLNLLGFPILAFLCGVGLLLLVLCYLKRKPCSPVFLKQRDVSQRQGRATRRRKGGNLKGGRTCQSEVKEARKVLSLLQSPLGQHHDTIHFRQLLCPDPFCEAQAKNVYLPTSAHSNFQQEQVYLHLPETYLWRDSATKHKEVSAISFPGLHFQALLEREMKNRMAFQILKKKVKEEGPFSKQMWSEYQWTSEGNLLQPFDVQVTTAPQTGWNIEGKPEQLHIYQQLLHVKSLGENLPQKYSQFFWGLPSLHSESLVATLLFSSSTSPLGSHFVLFNGIHNTSAVKMHNLVSAPLSRSHHLPLPSVHLQPLPQTLFQSQPLPFTQVNTQAHFQSRLPIIPSSSSQVRDCGVSFHRSKNESDSHTLTEHQHLECHLLQKQQESLWGLVPVFQKSQETICPRAPNLPLVSRSSHAHVPVSILPGHFHITCEPQDTWELHSPREVIPCSCLHDCRNLESLALMEPQCKLTGISQRKSRHVHSQFYELQGHSSKDLAKTELNLSGRFRERVPRKSQLRKDMRRNLGYILEKSPQRVSECYLVKGRRAALETTSNCVCHSRNHSGNELLNVSRKETDQNQIKSALRLHMSKKFWQITAGRIPIGVCYSWLADDNTLPFSGSSQTTSENTNSKKTLVGRVYCQVTTLGLSFLDPNTRQVLEAHIIRFRMSQRWGLPLRVLESIKFYMLREAKTWPLPQVDFPSSAMHISGVDSKAEFFKPLEGSSKTFLGNRVRTANSVPTLDHPLPTMLSVGNAGWGVLKASHSHTDQSPAQCIQIPECGSQTFQPLTHSIGAQVRPSETVPENTCGPEVPTRQAAAGHEPRHENVGSSNRVEMVQGKVMVEKNLEEFAMSNLSTDIFDTEELRTLQSQSCDTLTTSELGSSKMRSVSRSKVETALTTEHPSPKILVPQDSKLSELKRQLLRELKFKLESEEHNQAQRCPTDMPLTSDSLTSKASLTPSQSVCSGVLEASQVLHVQLEDSRISMGQQQESWDSKVAFRKCQTKNFPQRKSERKVRPQDDSKARKCRSEDSGVGTSAGRKESYRVEDRKLESASPSLSQNEQFPPESYFRKKMRHFLQWIKSKKKITGQQECPQQEGKFMSTLVQHQDPVESVTSFVSDGPPEAHKLMTTTGKVLEEKLACRYGSEASAVSQQQEELQAQVGPAQRYSSNYWALSEPQQKKRASIKSCSHEAVCADQNRLSSVRQNRHRVRDPRKVVTFKGQLLSQSQPPSSLPSGEPVSHPSPTCVHQVCQVLSATRGDPDESTVFSDLTLLLKQKMLLQHFHREKFP is encoded by the exons GTGGGAGAACTTGCCAGAGTGAAgtaaaggaggcaagaaaggtGCTTTCTCTTCTGCAAAG CCCCCTAGGTCAGCATCATGATACCATCCACTTTCGTCAACTCTTATGTCCAGATCCCTTCTGTGAG GCTCAGGCCAAGAACGTGTACCTTCCCACATCAGCACACTCCAATTTTCAGCAAGAGCAAGTTTACCTCCATCTACCAGAAACCTATCTCTGGAGAGACTCTGCTACTAAGCACAAGGAGGTCAGTGCAATTTCTTTCCCTGGCCTTCACTTCCAGGCACTCttggagagagaaatgaagaatagAATGGCTTTCcagattttaaagaagaaagtaaaagaggAGGGGCCATTTTCCAAACAAATGTGGTCAGAATACCAATGGACATCTGAAGGGAATTTGCTGCAGCCATTTGATGTACAGGTCACCACAGCCCCCCAAACTGGCTGGAATATTGAAGGCAAACCAGAGCAGCTGCACATTTATCAGCAGCTCCTCCACGTCAAGTCTTTGGGGGAGAACTTGCCTCAGAAATATAGCCAATTCTTCTGGGGTCTTCCTTCTTTGCACAGTGAGTCCTTAGTAGCCACTCTCCTGTTTTCTAGTAGTACTTCCCCACTAGGGTCTCACTTTGTCTTATTCAATGGAATTCATAATACCTCTGCAGTCAAAATGCACAATCTAGTATCTGCACCACTTTCTCGTTCCCATCACCTTCCTCTCCCCAGTGTACATCTCCAACCCTTGCCTCAAACCCTGTTCCAATCCCAGCCCCTACCTTTCACTCAGGTGAACACCCAGGCCCATTTTCAATCCCGCCTCCCAATCATACCATCTTCTTCATCCCAGGTTAGGGACTGTGGAGTGTCTTTCCATAGATCCAAGAATGAGTCAGACTCTCATACCTTGACTGAACATCAACACCTGGAATGCCATCTGTTGCAGAAGCAACAGGAAAGCTTGTGGGGTTTAGTCCCTGTGTTCCAGAAATCTCAAGAAACCATTTGTCCTCGAGCTCCCAACCTTCCATTGGTTAGCCGGTCATCCCATGCCCACGTACCAGTCTCCATCCTTCCTGGCCATTTTCATATCACCTGTGAACCCCAGGACACATGGGAGTTACATAGTCCAAGGGAGGTAATCCCATGCTCCTGCCTCCATGACTGTAGAAACCTAGAGTCCCTAGCACTGATGGAGCCTCAGTGTAAATTAACAGGAATCTCTCAGCGAAAAAGCAGACATGTTCACTCACAATTCTATGAGCTTCAGGGCCATAGTAGCAAGGATCTAGCAAAGACTGAACTGAATCTCTCAGGAAGATTCCGTGAGAGGGTCCCAAGAAAGTCCCAGCTAAGGAAGGATATGAGGAGGAATCTTGGGTATATCCTAGAGAAGAGCCCACAAAGGGTCTCAGAATGCTACCTAGTGAAGGGTCGCAGGGCTGCCTTGGAGACAACAAGTAACTGTGTGTGTCATTCAAGGAATCACTCAGGGAATGAATTATTAAATGTCTCAAGGAAGGAGACAGACCAGAATCAAATCAAAAGCGCTCTTAGATTACATATGAGCAAGAAGTTTTGGCAGATCACAGCGGGTAGGATTCCTATAGGTGTGTGTTATTCATGGCTGGCTGATGACAATACATTGCCTTTCTCTGGGAGTTCCCAGACTACCtcagaaaacacaaattcaaaaaagaCTCTGGTGGGTAGGGTTTACTGCCAGGTCACCACTCTAGGACTTTCTTTTCTTGATCCCAATACACGACAGGTACTAGAGGCACATATTATAAGATTTCGCATGAGTCAGAGGTGGGGTCTACCCCTCAGGGTTCTTGAATCCATAAAATTCTATATGTTGAGAGAAGCCAAAACATGGCCTCTTCCCCAAGTTGACTTTCCCTCCTCAGCCATGCATATTTCTGGGGTGGATTCCAAAGCTGAGTTTTTTAAACCCCTTGAGGGAAGCTCCAAAACTTTTTTGGGAAACAGGGTGAGAACAGCAAATTCAGTCCCCACCCTGGATCATCCTCTCCCTACTATGTTATCTGTGGGCAATGCAGGATGGGGGGTCCTGAAGGCATCACACTCTCACACTGACCAGAGTCCTGCCCAGTGCATCCAGATACCTGAGTGTGGCAGCCAGACTTTTCAGCCCCTTACACACAGCATCGGAGCTCAGGTCAGACCCAGTGAGACTGTACCAGAAAACACATGTGGCCCAGAGGTGCCCACAAGGCAAGCTGCGGCTGGACATGAGCCAAGGCATGAGAATGTGGGTTCCAGCAACAGAGTAGAAATGGTACAGGGCAAAGTGATGGTGGAGAAGAATTTAGAAGAATTTGCCATGTCCAACCTGTCCACGGATATATTCGACACCGAGGAGCTCCGTACTCTTCAATCCCAATCTTGTGACACCTTGACAACCAGTGAGTTGGGAAGCTCCAAAATGAGAAGTGTCAGTAGGAGTAAGGTAGAAACTGCCCTGACCACTGAACATCCGTCACCAAAAATACTGGTTCCCCAAGATTCTAAGCTATCAGAGCTGAAAAGACAGCTTCTGCGTGAGTTAAAGTTTAAGTTGGAGAGTGAGGAACATAACCAGGCTCAAAGATGTCCCACTGACATGCCCCTTACTTCAGATAGCTTGACTTCCAAGGCTTCACTGACTCCGTCCCAGAGTGTCTGCAGCGGGGTCTTGGAAGCATCCCAGGTGCTGCATGTCCAATTGGAGGATAGCAGAATTAGCATGGGGCAGCAGCAGGAGTCCTGGGACTCTAAGGTGGCCTTCCGTAAGTGTCAGACTAAGaatttcccacaaagaaaaagtgaaaggaaagtgAGACCTCAGGATGATTCCAAAGCAAGAAAATGTAGAAGTGAGGACTCAGGAGTAGGGACATCTGCAGGCAGAAAGGAGAGCTACCGTGTTGAGGACAGAAAATTAGAGAGTGCTTCCCCATCTCTGTCACAGAATGAACAGTTTCCTCCTGAAAGTTACTTCAGAAAAAAGATGAGGCACTTCCTTCAGTGGATCAAgtccaagaaaaaaatcacagggcaGCAGGAATGTCCCCAGCAAGAAGGCAAGTTCATGTCAACCTTAGTGCAGCACCAAGACCCAGTTGAAAGTGTGACTAGTTTTGTGAGCGATGGGCCCCCTGAAGCTCACAAGCTCATGACTACCACTGGGAAGGTCCTAGAAGAGAAGCTGGCATGTAGGTACGGATCTGAGGCCTCAGCAGTAAGCCAGCAGCAGGAGGAACTACAGGCCCAGGTAGGGCCTGCCCAGAGATATTCCTCCAACTATTGGGCTCTCTCTGAGCCACAACAAAAGAAACGGGCAAGTATCAAGTCCTGCAGCCATGAAGCCGTCTGTGCTGACCAGAACCGTCTTAGCAGTGTCAGACAGAACAGACACAGGGTCAGAGATCCCCGAAAAGTTGTGACCTTCAAGGGCCAGCTATTAAGCCAGAGTCAACCCCCTTCTTCTCTGCCTTCCGGGGAGCCTGTGTCTCATCCAAGCCCCACCTGTGTGCATCAAGTATGCCAGGTCCTTTCGGCCACCAGGGGTGACCCTGATGAAAGTACTGTGTTTAGTGATTTGACTCTTCTACTCAAGCAGAAAATGCTTCTCCAGCACTTCCACAGAGAAAAATTTCCCTGA
- the LOC118356173 gene encoding spermatogenesis-associated protein 31D1-like isoform X3: MKNRMAFQILKKKVKEEGPFSKQMWSEYQWTSEGNLLQPFDVQVTTAPQTGWNIEGKPEQLHIYQQLLHVKSLGENLPQKYSQFFWGLPSLHSESLVATLLFSSSTSPLGSHFVLFNGIHNTSAVKMHNLVSAPLSRSHHLPLPSVHLQPLPQTLFQSQPLPFTQVNTQAHFQSRLPIIPSSSSQVRDCGVSFHRSKNESDSHTLTEHQHLECHLLQKQQESLWGLVPVFQKSQETICPRAPNLPLVSRSSHAHVPVSILPGHFHITCEPQDTWELHSPREVIPCSCLHDCRNLESLALMEPQCKLTGISQRKSRHVHSQFYELQGHSSKDLAKTELNLSGRFRERVPRKSQLRKDMRRNLGYILEKSPQRVSECYLVKGRRAALETTSNCVCHSRNHSGNELLNVSRKETDQNQIKSALRLHMSKKFWQITAGRIPIGVCYSWLADDNTLPFSGSSQTTSENTNSKKTLVGRVYCQVTTLGLSFLDPNTRQVLEAHIIRFRMSQRWGLPLRVLESIKFYMLREAKTWPLPQVDFPSSAMHISGVDSKAEFFKPLEGSSKTFLGNRVRTANSVPTLDHPLPTMLSVGNAGWGVLKASHSHTDQSPAQCIQIPECGSQTFQPLTHSIGAQVRPSETVPENTCGPEVPTRQAAAGHEPRHENVGSSNRVEMVQGKVMVEKNLEEFAMSNLSTDIFDTEELRTLQSQSCDTLTTSELGSSKMRSVSRSKVETALTTEHPSPKILVPQDSKLSELKRQLLRELKFKLESEEHNQAQRCPTDMPLTSDSLTSKASLTPSQSVCSGVLEASQVLHVQLEDSRISMGQQQESWDSKVAFRKCQTKNFPQRKSERKVRPQDDSKARKCRSEDSGVGTSAGRKESYRVEDRKLESASPSLSQNEQFPPESYFRKKMRHFLQWIKSKKKITGQQECPQQEGKFMSTLVQHQDPVESVTSFVSDGPPEAHKLMTTTGKVLEEKLACRYGSEASAVSQQQEELQAQVGPAQRYSSNYWALSEPQQKKRASIKSCSHEAVCADQNRLSSVRQNRHRVRDPRKVVTFKGQLLSQSQPPSSLPSGEPVSHPSPTCVHQVCQVLSATRGDPDESTVFSDLTLLLKQKMLLQHFHREKFP, encoded by the coding sequence atgaagaatagAATGGCTTTCcagattttaaagaagaaagtaaaagaggAGGGGCCATTTTCCAAACAAATGTGGTCAGAATACCAATGGACATCTGAAGGGAATTTGCTGCAGCCATTTGATGTACAGGTCACCACAGCCCCCCAAACTGGCTGGAATATTGAAGGCAAACCAGAGCAGCTGCACATTTATCAGCAGCTCCTCCACGTCAAGTCTTTGGGGGAGAACTTGCCTCAGAAATATAGCCAATTCTTCTGGGGTCTTCCTTCTTTGCACAGTGAGTCCTTAGTAGCCACTCTCCTGTTTTCTAGTAGTACTTCCCCACTAGGGTCTCACTTTGTCTTATTCAATGGAATTCATAATACCTCTGCAGTCAAAATGCACAATCTAGTATCTGCACCACTTTCTCGTTCCCATCACCTTCCTCTCCCCAGTGTACATCTCCAACCCTTGCCTCAAACCCTGTTCCAATCCCAGCCCCTACCTTTCACTCAGGTGAACACCCAGGCCCATTTTCAATCCCGCCTCCCAATCATACCATCTTCTTCATCCCAGGTTAGGGACTGTGGAGTGTCTTTCCATAGATCCAAGAATGAGTCAGACTCTCATACCTTGACTGAACATCAACACCTGGAATGCCATCTGTTGCAGAAGCAACAGGAAAGCTTGTGGGGTTTAGTCCCTGTGTTCCAGAAATCTCAAGAAACCATTTGTCCTCGAGCTCCCAACCTTCCATTGGTTAGCCGGTCATCCCATGCCCACGTACCAGTCTCCATCCTTCCTGGCCATTTTCATATCACCTGTGAACCCCAGGACACATGGGAGTTACATAGTCCAAGGGAGGTAATCCCATGCTCCTGCCTCCATGACTGTAGAAACCTAGAGTCCCTAGCACTGATGGAGCCTCAGTGTAAATTAACAGGAATCTCTCAGCGAAAAAGCAGACATGTTCACTCACAATTCTATGAGCTTCAGGGCCATAGTAGCAAGGATCTAGCAAAGACTGAACTGAATCTCTCAGGAAGATTCCGTGAGAGGGTCCCAAGAAAGTCCCAGCTAAGGAAGGATATGAGGAGGAATCTTGGGTATATCCTAGAGAAGAGCCCACAAAGGGTCTCAGAATGCTACCTAGTGAAGGGTCGCAGGGCTGCCTTGGAGACAACAAGTAACTGTGTGTGTCATTCAAGGAATCACTCAGGGAATGAATTATTAAATGTCTCAAGGAAGGAGACAGACCAGAATCAAATCAAAAGCGCTCTTAGATTACATATGAGCAAGAAGTTTTGGCAGATCACAGCGGGTAGGATTCCTATAGGTGTGTGTTATTCATGGCTGGCTGATGACAATACATTGCCTTTCTCTGGGAGTTCCCAGACTACCtcagaaaacacaaattcaaaaaagaCTCTGGTGGGTAGGGTTTACTGCCAGGTCACCACTCTAGGACTTTCTTTTCTTGATCCCAATACACGACAGGTACTAGAGGCACATATTATAAGATTTCGCATGAGTCAGAGGTGGGGTCTACCCCTCAGGGTTCTTGAATCCATAAAATTCTATATGTTGAGAGAAGCCAAAACATGGCCTCTTCCCCAAGTTGACTTTCCCTCCTCAGCCATGCATATTTCTGGGGTGGATTCCAAAGCTGAGTTTTTTAAACCCCTTGAGGGAAGCTCCAAAACTTTTTTGGGAAACAGGGTGAGAACAGCAAATTCAGTCCCCACCCTGGATCATCCTCTCCCTACTATGTTATCTGTGGGCAATGCAGGATGGGGGGTCCTGAAGGCATCACACTCTCACACTGACCAGAGTCCTGCCCAGTGCATCCAGATACCTGAGTGTGGCAGCCAGACTTTTCAGCCCCTTACACACAGCATCGGAGCTCAGGTCAGACCCAGTGAGACTGTACCAGAAAACACATGTGGCCCAGAGGTGCCCACAAGGCAAGCTGCGGCTGGACATGAGCCAAGGCATGAGAATGTGGGTTCCAGCAACAGAGTAGAAATGGTACAGGGCAAAGTGATGGTGGAGAAGAATTTAGAAGAATTTGCCATGTCCAACCTGTCCACGGATATATTCGACACCGAGGAGCTCCGTACTCTTCAATCCCAATCTTGTGACACCTTGACAACCAGTGAGTTGGGAAGCTCCAAAATGAGAAGTGTCAGTAGGAGTAAGGTAGAAACTGCCCTGACCACTGAACATCCGTCACCAAAAATACTGGTTCCCCAAGATTCTAAGCTATCAGAGCTGAAAAGACAGCTTCTGCGTGAGTTAAAGTTTAAGTTGGAGAGTGAGGAACATAACCAGGCTCAAAGATGTCCCACTGACATGCCCCTTACTTCAGATAGCTTGACTTCCAAGGCTTCACTGACTCCGTCCCAGAGTGTCTGCAGCGGGGTCTTGGAAGCATCCCAGGTGCTGCATGTCCAATTGGAGGATAGCAGAATTAGCATGGGGCAGCAGCAGGAGTCCTGGGACTCTAAGGTGGCCTTCCGTAAGTGTCAGACTAAGaatttcccacaaagaaaaagtgaaaggaaagtgAGACCTCAGGATGATTCCAAAGCAAGAAAATGTAGAAGTGAGGACTCAGGAGTAGGGACATCTGCAGGCAGAAAGGAGAGCTACCGTGTTGAGGACAGAAAATTAGAGAGTGCTTCCCCATCTCTGTCACAGAATGAACAGTTTCCTCCTGAAAGTTACTTCAGAAAAAAGATGAGGCACTTCCTTCAGTGGATCAAgtccaagaaaaaaatcacagggcaGCAGGAATGTCCCCAGCAAGAAGGCAAGTTCATGTCAACCTTAGTGCAGCACCAAGACCCAGTTGAAAGTGTGACTAGTTTTGTGAGCGATGGGCCCCCTGAAGCTCACAAGCTCATGACTACCACTGGGAAGGTCCTAGAAGAGAAGCTGGCATGTAGGTACGGATCTGAGGCCTCAGCAGTAAGCCAGCAGCAGGAGGAACTACAGGCCCAGGTAGGGCCTGCCCAGAGATATTCCTCCAACTATTGGGCTCTCTCTGAGCCACAACAAAAGAAACGGGCAAGTATCAAGTCCTGCAGCCATGAAGCCGTCTGTGCTGACCAGAACCGTCTTAGCAGTGTCAGACAGAACAGACACAGGGTCAGAGATCCCCGAAAAGTTGTGACCTTCAAGGGCCAGCTATTAAGCCAGAGTCAACCCCCTTCTTCTCTGCCTTCCGGGGAGCCTGTGTCTCATCCAAGCCCCACCTGTGTGCATCAAGTATGCCAGGTCCTTTCGGCCACCAGGGGTGACCCTGATGAAAGTACTGTGTTTAGTGATTTGACTCTTCTACTCAAGCAGAAAATGCTTCTCCAGCACTTCCACAGAGAAAAATTTCCCTGA
- the LOC118356173 gene encoding spermatogenesis-associated protein 31D1-like isoform X2 — MAELQLNLLGFPILAFLCGVGLLLLVLCYLKRKPCSPVFLKQRDVSQRQGRATRRRKGGNLKGGRTCQSEVKEARKVLSLLQSPLGQHHDTIHFRQLLCPDPFCEALLEREMKNRMAFQILKKKVKEEGPFSKQMWSEYQWTSEGNLLQPFDVQVTTAPQTGWNIEGKPEQLHIYQQLLHVKSLGENLPQKYSQFFWGLPSLHSESLVATLLFSSSTSPLGSHFVLFNGIHNTSAVKMHNLVSAPLSRSHHLPLPSVHLQPLPQTLFQSQPLPFTQVNTQAHFQSRLPIIPSSSSQVRDCGVSFHRSKNESDSHTLTEHQHLECHLLQKQQESLWGLVPVFQKSQETICPRAPNLPLVSRSSHAHVPVSILPGHFHITCEPQDTWELHSPREVIPCSCLHDCRNLESLALMEPQCKLTGISQRKSRHVHSQFYELQGHSSKDLAKTELNLSGRFRERVPRKSQLRKDMRRNLGYILEKSPQRVSECYLVKGRRAALETTSNCVCHSRNHSGNELLNVSRKETDQNQIKSALRLHMSKKFWQITAGRIPIGVCYSWLADDNTLPFSGSSQTTSENTNSKKTLVGRVYCQVTTLGLSFLDPNTRQVLEAHIIRFRMSQRWGLPLRVLESIKFYMLREAKTWPLPQVDFPSSAMHISGVDSKAEFFKPLEGSSKTFLGNRVRTANSVPTLDHPLPTMLSVGNAGWGVLKASHSHTDQSPAQCIQIPECGSQTFQPLTHSIGAQVRPSETVPENTCGPEVPTRQAAAGHEPRHENVGSSNRVEMVQGKVMVEKNLEEFAMSNLSTDIFDTEELRTLQSQSCDTLTTSELGSSKMRSVSRSKVETALTTEHPSPKILVPQDSKLSELKRQLLRELKFKLESEEHNQAQRCPTDMPLTSDSLTSKASLTPSQSVCSGVLEASQVLHVQLEDSRISMGQQQESWDSKVAFRKCQTKNFPQRKSERKVRPQDDSKARKCRSEDSGVGTSAGRKESYRVEDRKLESASPSLSQNEQFPPESYFRKKMRHFLQWIKSKKKITGQQECPQQEGKFMSTLVQHQDPVESVTSFVSDGPPEAHKLMTTTGKVLEEKLACRYGSEASAVSQQQEELQAQVGPAQRYSSNYWALSEPQQKKRASIKSCSHEAVCADQNRLSSVRQNRHRVRDPRKVVTFKGQLLSQSQPPSSLPSGEPVSHPSPTCVHQVCQVLSATRGDPDESTVFSDLTLLLKQKMLLQHFHREKFP, encoded by the exons GTGGGAGAACTTGCCAGAGTGAAgtaaaggaggcaagaaaggtGCTTTCTCTTCTGCAAAG CCCCCTAGGTCAGCATCATGATACCATCCACTTTCGTCAACTCTTATGTCCAGATCCCTTCTGTGAG GCACTCttggagagagaaatgaagaatagAATGGCTTTCcagattttaaagaagaaagtaaaagaggAGGGGCCATTTTCCAAACAAATGTGGTCAGAATACCAATGGACATCTGAAGGGAATTTGCTGCAGCCATTTGATGTACAGGTCACCACAGCCCCCCAAACTGGCTGGAATATTGAAGGCAAACCAGAGCAGCTGCACATTTATCAGCAGCTCCTCCACGTCAAGTCTTTGGGGGAGAACTTGCCTCAGAAATATAGCCAATTCTTCTGGGGTCTTCCTTCTTTGCACAGTGAGTCCTTAGTAGCCACTCTCCTGTTTTCTAGTAGTACTTCCCCACTAGGGTCTCACTTTGTCTTATTCAATGGAATTCATAATACCTCTGCAGTCAAAATGCACAATCTAGTATCTGCACCACTTTCTCGTTCCCATCACCTTCCTCTCCCCAGTGTACATCTCCAACCCTTGCCTCAAACCCTGTTCCAATCCCAGCCCCTACCTTTCACTCAGGTGAACACCCAGGCCCATTTTCAATCCCGCCTCCCAATCATACCATCTTCTTCATCCCAGGTTAGGGACTGTGGAGTGTCTTTCCATAGATCCAAGAATGAGTCAGACTCTCATACCTTGACTGAACATCAACACCTGGAATGCCATCTGTTGCAGAAGCAACAGGAAAGCTTGTGGGGTTTAGTCCCTGTGTTCCAGAAATCTCAAGAAACCATTTGTCCTCGAGCTCCCAACCTTCCATTGGTTAGCCGGTCATCCCATGCCCACGTACCAGTCTCCATCCTTCCTGGCCATTTTCATATCACCTGTGAACCCCAGGACACATGGGAGTTACATAGTCCAAGGGAGGTAATCCCATGCTCCTGCCTCCATGACTGTAGAAACCTAGAGTCCCTAGCACTGATGGAGCCTCAGTGTAAATTAACAGGAATCTCTCAGCGAAAAAGCAGACATGTTCACTCACAATTCTATGAGCTTCAGGGCCATAGTAGCAAGGATCTAGCAAAGACTGAACTGAATCTCTCAGGAAGATTCCGTGAGAGGGTCCCAAGAAAGTCCCAGCTAAGGAAGGATATGAGGAGGAATCTTGGGTATATCCTAGAGAAGAGCCCACAAAGGGTCTCAGAATGCTACCTAGTGAAGGGTCGCAGGGCTGCCTTGGAGACAACAAGTAACTGTGTGTGTCATTCAAGGAATCACTCAGGGAATGAATTATTAAATGTCTCAAGGAAGGAGACAGACCAGAATCAAATCAAAAGCGCTCTTAGATTACATATGAGCAAGAAGTTTTGGCAGATCACAGCGGGTAGGATTCCTATAGGTGTGTGTTATTCATGGCTGGCTGATGACAATACATTGCCTTTCTCTGGGAGTTCCCAGACTACCtcagaaaacacaaattcaaaaaagaCTCTGGTGGGTAGGGTTTACTGCCAGGTCACCACTCTAGGACTTTCTTTTCTTGATCCCAATACACGACAGGTACTAGAGGCACATATTATAAGATTTCGCATGAGTCAGAGGTGGGGTCTACCCCTCAGGGTTCTTGAATCCATAAAATTCTATATGTTGAGAGAAGCCAAAACATGGCCTCTTCCCCAAGTTGACTTTCCCTCCTCAGCCATGCATATTTCTGGGGTGGATTCCAAAGCTGAGTTTTTTAAACCCCTTGAGGGAAGCTCCAAAACTTTTTTGGGAAACAGGGTGAGAACAGCAAATTCAGTCCCCACCCTGGATCATCCTCTCCCTACTATGTTATCTGTGGGCAATGCAGGATGGGGGGTCCTGAAGGCATCACACTCTCACACTGACCAGAGTCCTGCCCAGTGCATCCAGATACCTGAGTGTGGCAGCCAGACTTTTCAGCCCCTTACACACAGCATCGGAGCTCAGGTCAGACCCAGTGAGACTGTACCAGAAAACACATGTGGCCCAGAGGTGCCCACAAGGCAAGCTGCGGCTGGACATGAGCCAAGGCATGAGAATGTGGGTTCCAGCAACAGAGTAGAAATGGTACAGGGCAAAGTGATGGTGGAGAAGAATTTAGAAGAATTTGCCATGTCCAACCTGTCCACGGATATATTCGACACCGAGGAGCTCCGTACTCTTCAATCCCAATCTTGTGACACCTTGACAACCAGTGAGTTGGGAAGCTCCAAAATGAGAAGTGTCAGTAGGAGTAAGGTAGAAACTGCCCTGACCACTGAACATCCGTCACCAAAAATACTGGTTCCCCAAGATTCTAAGCTATCAGAGCTGAAAAGACAGCTTCTGCGTGAGTTAAAGTTTAAGTTGGAGAGTGAGGAACATAACCAGGCTCAAAGATGTCCCACTGACATGCCCCTTACTTCAGATAGCTTGACTTCCAAGGCTTCACTGACTCCGTCCCAGAGTGTCTGCAGCGGGGTCTTGGAAGCATCCCAGGTGCTGCATGTCCAATTGGAGGATAGCAGAATTAGCATGGGGCAGCAGCAGGAGTCCTGGGACTCTAAGGTGGCCTTCCGTAAGTGTCAGACTAAGaatttcccacaaagaaaaagtgaaaggaaagtgAGACCTCAGGATGATTCCAAAGCAAGAAAATGTAGAAGTGAGGACTCAGGAGTAGGGACATCTGCAGGCAGAAAGGAGAGCTACCGTGTTGAGGACAGAAAATTAGAGAGTGCTTCCCCATCTCTGTCACAGAATGAACAGTTTCCTCCTGAAAGTTACTTCAGAAAAAAGATGAGGCACTTCCTTCAGTGGATCAAgtccaagaaaaaaatcacagggcaGCAGGAATGTCCCCAGCAAGAAGGCAAGTTCATGTCAACCTTAGTGCAGCACCAAGACCCAGTTGAAAGTGTGACTAGTTTTGTGAGCGATGGGCCCCCTGAAGCTCACAAGCTCATGACTACCACTGGGAAGGTCCTAGAAGAGAAGCTGGCATGTAGGTACGGATCTGAGGCCTCAGCAGTAAGCCAGCAGCAGGAGGAACTACAGGCCCAGGTAGGGCCTGCCCAGAGATATTCCTCCAACTATTGGGCTCTCTCTGAGCCACAACAAAAGAAACGGGCAAGTATCAAGTCCTGCAGCCATGAAGCCGTCTGTGCTGACCAGAACCGTCTTAGCAGTGTCAGACAGAACAGACACAGGGTCAGAGATCCCCGAAAAGTTGTGACCTTCAAGGGCCAGCTATTAAGCCAGAGTCAACCCCCTTCTTCTCTGCCTTCCGGGGAGCCTGTGTCTCATCCAAGCCCCACCTGTGTGCATCAAGTATGCCAGGTCCTTTCGGCCACCAGGGGTGACCCTGATGAAAGTACTGTGTTTAGTGATTTGACTCTTCTACTCAAGCAGAAAATGCTTCTCCAGCACTTCCACAGAGAAAAATTTCCCTGA